Proteins co-encoded in one Flavivirga eckloniae genomic window:
- a CDS encoding SusC/RagA family TonB-linked outer membrane protein, with product MKLKILSLLILIFIVFGNLTAYSQSRTVKGIVTSGSTNFPLAFANVSIKYTPYGVSTNFDGSYEIRLQESETTLIFSYQGFKTQEVVVTKSEINIVLQEDITKLDEVVLIGYGSSSRKDLTGSIGSLKSKDLDAVRVTSVDEFVQGRVSGVVLTQTSGQPGGASSIRIRGTSSILAGNEPLYVIDGVIVESSNSMQSSGIADGPPINAMSNINPADIKSIDVLKDASATAIYGSRGASGVIIIKTKRGHNGEVKVDFDSYLGVQTVNKKLKLLNGAQFAHYINEANYNAGMPRLYTDPTAFGEGTDWQDELFREAIIQNYNFSARGGNENVKYALSGSYLGQEGVVQGTDFNRMSFRANLDFKLSENVSLENTANISRINFNTVNTEGSTGLGRGSFVSRTYDFSPLLPVVTENGDYTKANYMVDNNGSFVNTIENSNFVGGTALVNPLAEIALNESKGKNTRLMNNLVLKWELRKNLHFKSSLGVDLLFNDESVFRTVQLDFSPSRQANALRAKQLSSNWVNESTLRYTNTFNNKHNLNSFVGFSAQQFEVDNLSGIALGFPVENFGTDNIGLGEQPTIGSGLTKSALLSYFGRASYTYAGKYIITLTGRYDGFSGFGENNKYEFFPSAALAWNISDEGFMEDSSVFSHLKLRLGYGEVGNSALGAYSSLSRYRKSIHYFGGEPAPGFIPSSAANADLKWEVSQQYNAGLDMSFFDSKLGITIDVYNKKTEDLLLNLPTPLQTGYSIATINAGNVENRGIEASLDGKIFTGEQFEWSANVAVSYNENEITNLAGLDQISTGAGVNVIDGWQRLVEGGEIGAFFGYVSDGIAQLDDNISSIPHFLTETLVPGERKYKDLNGDGVINADDRTFIGNPNPEYSFGISNTFRYKAFDLNLFIQGVYGNEIVNFNRYNIEALDGRSNVTLEAFSNRWTPNNPSNTFTRAATGQRVARFSDHFVEDGSYLRLKSITLGYSVPASYMTKTGINRMRFYVTGKNLFTLSDYSGVDPEVSVGGQDNNLSAGGDFGSYPSTQTLLFGLNFNF from the coding sequence ATGAAATTAAAAATATTAAGCCTTTTAATACTAATATTTATCGTATTTGGAAATCTTACGGCTTATTCCCAAAGTAGAACGGTAAAAGGAATAGTAACTTCCGGATCGACTAATTTTCCACTAGCATTTGCTAACGTATCAATAAAATACACACCTTACGGGGTGTCAACAAATTTTGATGGAAGTTACGAGATTCGTCTACAAGAATCAGAAACTACACTTATATTTAGCTATCAAGGCTTTAAAACTCAGGAGGTAGTTGTTACTAAATCTGAAATTAATATTGTGCTTCAAGAAGATATAACCAAGTTAGATGAAGTTGTACTTATTGGTTACGGAAGCTCTTCAAGAAAAGATTTAACAGGATCGATAGGATCACTTAAATCAAAGGATTTAGATGCGGTACGAGTAACATCGGTTGATGAGTTTGTACAAGGACGTGTTTCTGGGGTGGTTTTAACCCAAACATCCGGACAACCTGGTGGTGCCTCTTCAATTAGAATTAGGGGTACAAGTTCAATTCTTGCAGGAAATGAACCCTTATATGTTATCGATGGTGTTATTGTTGAAAGTAGTAATTCCATGCAATCTTCTGGTATAGCAGATGGACCACCAATTAACGCGATGTCTAACATTAACCCGGCAGATATTAAGTCGATCGATGTTTTAAAAGATGCCTCGGCAACTGCGATTTATGGATCCAGAGGAGCGAGTGGTGTTATTATAATTAAAACAAAAAGAGGGCATAATGGAGAAGTAAAAGTAGACTTCGATTCGTATTTAGGTGTACAAACGGTTAATAAAAAACTTAAGCTTTTAAACGGAGCACAATTTGCACATTATATAAACGAAGCAAACTATAATGCAGGCATGCCAAGACTGTATACAGACCCTACAGCATTTGGTGAAGGAACAGATTGGCAAGACGAATTATTTAGAGAAGCTATTATTCAAAATTACAATTTCTCTGCAAGAGGCGGTAACGAGAATGTAAAATATGCTCTTAGTGGTTCTTACTTGGGGCAGGAAGGTGTTGTACAAGGAACAGATTTTAATCGTATGAGTTTTAGAGCTAATCTAGATTTTAAACTAAGCGAAAATGTAAGTCTTGAAAATACAGCTAATATTAGTAGAATAAATTTCAATACAGTAAATACAGAGGGAAGCACAGGTTTAGGTAGAGGAAGTTTTGTTTCTAGAACATACGATTTTAGCCCGTTACTTCCTGTAGTTACAGAAAATGGAGATTACACAAAAGCTAATTATATGGTTGATAATAACGGATCGTTTGTTAATACGATTGAAAACTCAAACTTTGTAGGCGGTACTGCCTTAGTGAATCCGTTGGCCGAAATCGCTTTAAACGAAAGTAAAGGAAAGAATACGCGATTAATGAATAACTTAGTGCTTAAATGGGAACTAAGAAAGAATCTGCATTTTAAATCTTCTCTAGGTGTAGACTTATTGTTTAACGACGAGAGTGTGTTTAGAACTGTTCAACTTGATTTTTCTCCATCTAGACAAGCCAATGCTTTAAGAGCTAAGCAGCTAAGTTCTAACTGGGTTAATGAATCAACACTAAGATATACAAACACATTTAACAACAAACACAATTTAAACAGTTTTGTTGGTTTCTCTGCGCAGCAATTCGAAGTAGATAATTTGAGCGGGATTGCGTTAGGCTTTCCAGTAGAGAATTTCGGAACCGACAATATTGGTTTGGGAGAACAGCCAACTATAGGTTCTGGATTAACAAAATCTGCATTACTATCCTATTTTGGTCGTGCTAGCTATACTTACGCTGGTAAATATATCATTACGTTAACAGGAAGATACGATGGTTTTTCCGGGTTTGGAGAAAATAACAAATATGAATTTTTCCCTTCGGCAGCTTTAGCGTGGAATATCTCTGATGAAGGATTTATGGAAGACTCAAGTGTATTTTCACATCTTAAATTAAGATTGGGTTATGGAGAAGTTGGTAACTCAGCGTTAGGAGCATACTCGTCATTATCAAGATATAGAAAATCCATTCATTATTTTGGAGGTGAGCCAGCACCAGGGTTTATCCCTTCTTCTGCAGCTAATGCAGATCTTAAGTGGGAAGTGTCTCAGCAATATAATGCTGGTTTAGATATGAGTTTCTTCGATAGTAAATTAGGTATAACGATAGATGTGTATAATAAAAAGACGGAAGATTTATTATTGAATTTACCAACCCCTTTACAAACAGGTTATAGTATTGCAACCATAAATGCCGGTAATGTAGAAAACAGAGGTATTGAAGCATCATTAGATGGTAAAATATTTACAGGAGAACAGTTCGAATGGTCGGCAAATGTAGCCGTATCATACAACGAAAATGAGATTACAAACCTGGCTGGGTTAGATCAAATTTCAACAGGAGCAGGCGTTAACGTTATAGATGGTTGGCAGCGTTTAGTTGAAGGTGGTGAAATTGGAGCTTTCTTCGGATATGTATCTGACGGGATAGCACAATTAGATGATAATATTAGTAGCATTCCTCATTTCCTTACAGAAACCTTAGTGCCGGGAGAGCGCAAGTACAAGGACTTAAATGGTGATGGCGTAATCAATGCAGACGACAGAACTTTTATAGGGAATCCAAATCCGGAATATAGTTTTGGAATCAGTAATACGTTTAGATATAAAGCATTCGATTTGAATTTATTTATACAAGGCGTATATGGTAATGAGATTGTTAACTTTAATAGATACAATATAGAAGCTCTAGACGGGCGTTCGAATGTTACTTTAGAAGCGTTTAGTAATAGATGGACACCAAATAATCCTTCCAATACATTTACAAGAGCAGCTACCGGACAGCGTGTTGCCAGATTTTCAGATCACTTTGTTGAGGATGGATCTTACTTAAGATTAAAATCTATTACGTTGGGCTATTCTGTACCAGCATCGTATATGACCAAAACTGGAATTAACAGAATGCGATTTTATGTTACAGGTAAAAACCTGTTTACTTTAAGTGATTACAGTGGTGTAGATCCAGAAGTAAGTGTAGGAGGGCAAGATAATAACCTAAGTGCCGGTGGCGATTTTGGTAGCTACCCATCTACACAAACGTTACTGTTTGGATTAAACTTTAACTTTTAA
- a CDS encoding DUF4961 domain-containing protein, which produces MKKLLKGIKSSLLVRGLLFSTFLLFTMCITIVDITQPTSATVGEEIDITVDLKLNPIADDTHYLMFGFLAPKSWDVEGTAVVTYISSVGNGTMSLAPADEKAPLADTNPGPNNWVNEMTEIIGIGENYGEVKWVVYKSDVTLNSINGVEITGQVQLKVKVGPENLVTQLGYVAANTGYGIRDTKHAAKFTDCMEVTGGTNPRKDLCGEIPNPVTYQPESFSFEDIVKINFDAAKGGGALVGTDQVYLCISAKVEGNTVDICDKSDAVKMNSLGGNLWDITIWPRGLFNVPKGSSISEISYSFKNEAGNIVVQDPNTTEDFILEENCN; this is translated from the coding sequence ATGAAAAAACTTTTAAAAGGAATTAAAAGCTCTCTCCTGGTGAGAGGGCTATTGTTCTCTACGTTTCTATTGTTCACGATGTGTATAACTATTGTGGATATTACACAACCAACATCGGCGACAGTTGGTGAGGAAATCGATATAACGGTCGATTTAAAATTAAATCCTATCGCCGACGATACTCATTATTTGATGTTTGGGTTTCTAGCACCAAAATCCTGGGATGTTGAAGGAACTGCAGTAGTTACTTATATATCTAGTGTTGGAAATGGTACTATGAGTTTAGCACCAGCAGATGAAAAAGCCCCATTAGCCGATACCAATCCTGGACCTAATAATTGGGTAAATGAAATGACCGAAATTATTGGTATAGGAGAAAATTATGGAGAAGTTAAATGGGTTGTATACAAATCAGACGTTACCTTAAATAGTATAAATGGTGTTGAAATAACAGGTCAGGTTCAATTAAAAGTAAAAGTTGGCCCAGAAAACCTAGTTACACAATTAGGATACGTAGCTGCTAATACAGGTTATGGAATTAGAGATACAAAACATGCAGCAAAGTTTACAGATTGTATGGAAGTAACCGGAGGTACGAATCCTAGAAAAGATTTATGCGGGGAGATTCCTAATCCGGTAACCTACCAACCAGAATCATTTTCTTTTGAAGATATCGTTAAGATCAATTTTGATGCAGCAAAAGGGGGCGGTGCATTAGTTGGAACAGATCAGGTGTATTTATGTATTTCTGCAAAGGTAGAAGGTAATACCGTAGATATTTGTGATAAAAGCGACGCTGTTAAGATGAATAGTTTAGGAGGTAATTTATGGGATATTACCATTTGGCCTAGAGGGCTTTTTAATGTGCCTAAAGGTTCTAGTATTTCTGAGATTAGCTACTCCTTTAAAAATGAAGCAGGAAACATCGTTGTTCAGGATCCAAATACAACCGAAGACTTTATACTGGAAGAAAACTGTAATTAA